A stretch of the Malus sylvestris chromosome 10, drMalSylv7.2, whole genome shotgun sequence genome encodes the following:
- the LOC126584749 gene encoding uncharacterized protein LOC126584749: MVCKILKKAAIDINPMSINRCRGIRRRHRHNCSVIKAAAAAASSIVLTRIGFNKGFKFIQKRQTREGQPESELTKERRPLPPLTSPEKRTVFLDLDETLVHSVTGPPPKKFDFVVRPKIRGKIMTFYVVKRPGVDEFLEKLGNKYEVVVFTAGLREYATLVLDRLDRKRVISHRLYRDTCTEINGRFVKDLSGLGRDLSRLVIVDDNPNAYCFQPENAVPIRPFVDDVADRELRRVLEFFEDEETRSCDDIRDAVRRFVGYHESITSSSDDDDGADDGDGLELELELMDATCKLPVLIVSSKAREITSRRKFQPFGIPILEFRTRMVVMFCLFLLLLHVMCFRRASVHTFF, translated from the coding sequence atggTGTGTAAGATCTTGAAGAAAGCCGCAATCGACATAAATCCAATGTCCATCAACCGCTGTCGCGGCATAAGGCGGCGCCACCGCCACAACTGCTCAGTTATAAAGGCTGCAGCTGCTGCTGCCTCCTCTATCGTGCTGACCCGCATTGGCTTCAATAAAGGATTTAAGTTCATTCAAAAAAGACAAACCCGAGAGGGCCAACCCGAATCCGAATTAACCAAAGAACGCCGTCCGCTCCCACCGCTGACTTCGCCGGAGAAGCGGACCGTGTTCCTTGATCTCGACGAGACACTGGTCCATTCCGTGACGGGCCCGCCGCCCAAGAAATTTGACTTCGTCGTACGGCCGAAGATTCGCGGCAAAATCATGACTTTCTACGTCGTGAAGCGTCCCGGCGTGGACGAGTTTTTGGAGAAATTAGGGAACAAGTACGAGGTGGTTGTGTTCACGGCCGGGTTGCGCGAGTACGCAACGCTGGTGCTAGACCGGCTGGACCGGAAGCGGGTGATATCACACCGTCTCTACAGGGACACGTGTACGGAGATAAATGGTAGGTTCGTGAAGGACTTATCCGGATTGGGGAGGGACCTGAGCCGACTGGTGATCGTCGACGACAATCCCAACGCGTACTGCTTCCAGCCGGAGAACGCGGTCCCAATCCGGCCTTTTGTGGACGACGTGGCGGACCGGGAGTTGAGGAGGGTGCTGGAGTTCTTCGAGGACGAGGAGACTCGCAGTTGTGACGACATTAGGGACGCCGTGAGGCGGTTTGTTGGATATCACGAGTCGATAACTTCATCATCTGATGACGACGACGGTGCCGACGATGGTGATGGGTTGGAGTTGGAGTTGGAGTTGATGGACGCCACGTGTAAGCTTCCGGTGCTGATCGTTTCATCAAAAGCGCGGGAAATCACGAGTCGACGTAAATTTCAGCCTTTTGGAATTCCCATTTTGGAGTTTCggacgaggatggtggtgatGTTCTGTTTGTTTCTGTTACTTCTTCATGTAATGTGCTTTCGCAGAGCATCAGTCCACACTTTTTTCTAA
- the LOC126585691 gene encoding uncharacterized protein LOC126585691: MATESRGPSSKAASFILVLVLLATLYSSCHGAESRIRPGRELSGSQRRNNGGDQSQIQNCNDMLSESQCSRNPKCRWCRSDVLNDMCFPKLEALRLPLQVFTCKIDYSRLSRNHQ, translated from the coding sequence ATGGCAACCGAGTCTCGCGGTCCGAGTTCTAAAGCCGCGAGCTTTATCCTGGTCCTGGTCCTCTTAGCTACTCTGTACAGCTCGTGCCACGGTGCCGAGTCTCGGATCCGTCCGGGTCGCGAGCTGTCGGGCAGCCAAAGGAGGAACAACGGCGGCGATCAGAGTCAGATCCAGAACTGCAACGACATGTTGTCGGAATCGCAGTGCTCCCGCAACCCCAAGTGCCGGTGGTGCCGCAGCGACGTCCTCAACGACATGTGCTTCCCGAAGCTCGAGGCTTTGCGGTTGCCACTTCAGGTCTTCACTTGCAAAATTGACTACTCCCGACTCAGCAGAAATCATCAGTAA
- the LOC126585690 gene encoding uncharacterized protein LOC126585690: protein MVSKIVKKNANRRRNRGKSSAKKEAVAASSAMLASLFDCPRRLVKLFAKLARIGTPNRHRGFKILKKAQVHEAETESEPGSGNPLCRKLLFEPPLTPLLSPEKMTVFLDLDETLVHAQADPPPEKFDFIVRPRIDGIEMNFYVRKRPGVDELLGKLGAKYEVVVFTAGLREYASLVLDRLDQKRVISHRLYRDACKEVDGKFVKDLSGLGRDLSRVVIVDDNPNSYVFQPDNAVPVRPFVDDMEDRELGRLVEFFEGLDCEDMRDAVKKFLGSTGGRDGGGSKDGEAV, encoded by the coding sequence ATGGTGTCCAAGATTGTGAAGAAGAATGCCAACAGGCGACGCAATCGCGGAAAGTCCTCGGCCAAGAAGGAGGCAGTCGCGGCCTCCTCCGCAATGTTAGCCTCCCTCTTCGATTGCCCCCGCCGCCTCGTCAAGCTCTTCGCGAAACTTGCGAGAATCGGCACGCCGAACCGCCACAGGGGCTTCAAGATCCTCAAGAAAGCCCAAGTCCACGAGGCGGAGACGGAATCTGAACCCGGATCGGGAAACCCGCTCTGTCGCAAGCTCTTGTTCGAGCCACCGCTTACGCCGCTGCTCTCTCCGGAGAAGATGACGGTGTTTCTCGACCTGGATGAGACCTTGGTGCACGCACAGGCCGACCCGCCGCCGGAGAAGTTCGATTTCATAGTGCGCCCGAGGATCGACGGAATCGAGATGAACTTTTATGTTCGTAAGCGTCCCGGAGTGGACGAGTTGTTGGGGAAGTTAGGGGCGAAGTACGAGGTGGTGGTATTCACGGCGGGGTTGAGAGAGTACGCGTCGCTGGTGCTGGACCGGTTGGACCAGAAACGGGTGATTTCACACCGGCTATATCGGGACGCCTGTAAAGAAGTGGACGGGAAGTTCGTGAAGGACTTGTCCGGGTTGGGGAGGGACTTGAGCCGGGTCGTGATTGTGGACGACAATCCCAATTCGTACGTCTTTCAACCGGACAATGCCGTTCCGGTCCGTCCGTTTGTGGACGACATGGAGGACCGGGAGCTGGGGAGGTTGGTGGAGTTCTTCGAAGGGTTGGACTGTGAAGATATGAGGGACGCTGTGAAGAAATTTCTTGGCAGCACTGGCGGCAGAGACGGCGGTGGATCGAAAGACGGCGAAGCAGTGTGA